In one Streptomyces venezuelae genomic region, the following are encoded:
- a CDS encoding helix-turn-helix domain-containing protein — translation MRERTGADGDVGAAQDGWAAVVHEAAALLERHGRLAVSGPWGAGKSTLLDALAERTRGEELGRAARRCLRVRTQEEDAAIAHGALVQLLSAARAEGAGTDGVWTSDPWSSAPAPAPGRGVGGLDLPGPPATSSMRPVPENPGLRTAGPTSPVPVPASHTTPPDQVRLPGPARTPGGTDDPLRLRLALTRLLDEGPPVLLLIDGAQWLDPASAALIGYAVRTLPAARLTVVAAERTGGYPRAAAALLGGHPTVLPVPSADLAETTAACARLGLPTRWAAPVHRHCGGHRALLDAWFKALPTDNRSGGDAAGVTGPPAPGRLVPRPLVPGPPVPGPPAPPRQVRDLAAAWLASVPADVHTTLQVAALAGSCDVDLLRHSGRRDAEDHLAHALDAGLLAADDTPQHAPAGAAPPHRFAAAALADAAAATVTRERRTATHRALAVCCHDPVARALHTALAQESPDRAVAEDTAQAAVAAGAAGQRPRAAELLFLAARLTPADRPRLRLDRLAEAAREAAAAGSATLTRLAADRIVAEHGTAAQQVHALLAVVDAHGQDTAGIRPVLAAARGTAADDPALLAAVELRAAVQENVSGDDFARALHHAQVATTLARQARAVPLEAAALTMTARMQRVLGRLDAASSALERALALDVPPERLGIRNSPQYLAARHAVFDARPAEARELLLPLLPVAEESGEAEDLVDLWRSLAEVDAGRGACGQALHWSARAVDLTAAAGLSPGPAWYTAALAQTCGGTFARALSLAAHGVRASREERDALHTARGLWILGATQLHTGRVEEAAGTLAEVAELESRSGAIDPALLRWQADAVEAYALSGRMDEAHELLEHMQERVGPHPAHAALRASLTRARGLCRHLGGAGEEAAELLADAADVFAGLGLPVEEGRTHLLRGRVERRRRRAAAARSAWESARELFDGAQARPWSALAVGHLDHLTGRASAPGSPGGPAVHGLTEHELRLAELVRAGATNQEAAQRMFISVKTVETVLSRVYRKLGIRSRTQLAAALTG, via the coding sequence GTGCGAGAACGGACGGGCGCGGACGGCGACGTGGGCGCGGCGCAGGACGGCTGGGCCGCGGTGGTCCACGAGGCCGCCGCGCTGCTGGAGCGCCACGGGCGACTGGCGGTCAGCGGGCCCTGGGGTGCGGGCAAGAGCACCCTTCTCGACGCGCTGGCCGAGCGGACGCGGGGTGAGGAGCTCGGCCGGGCGGCTCGACGCTGTCTTCGGGTCCGTACACAGGAGGAGGACGCGGCCATCGCCCACGGGGCGCTGGTCCAACTGCTCAGCGCGGCAAGGGCGGAGGGAGCCGGTACCGATGGGGTGTGGACCAGTGATCCGTGGTCCTCGGCCCCGGCACCGGCTCCGGGTCGAGGTGTTGGCGGCCTCGACCTGCCCGGCCCGCCCGCGACATCATCCATGCGACCCGTGCCCGAAAACCCTGGTCTTCGCACCGCCGGGCCGACCTCTCCGGTGCCCGTTCCGGCGTCGCACACGACGCCTCCGGATCAGGTCCGACTACCCGGTCCCGCCCGGACACCCGGCGGCACCGACGATCCGCTGCGGTTGCGTCTGGCCCTGACGCGGCTGCTCGACGAAGGGCCTCCGGTCCTCCTCCTGATCGACGGCGCCCAGTGGCTCGACCCGGCCAGCGCGGCGCTGATCGGGTACGCCGTGCGTACGCTCCCTGCGGCACGGCTCACCGTCGTCGCCGCCGAGCGCACCGGCGGTTACCCACGTGCCGCGGCCGCCCTGCTCGGCGGGCACCCGACCGTGCTGCCCGTACCCTCCGCCGACCTCGCCGAGACGACCGCGGCCTGCGCGCGCCTCGGGCTGCCCACGCGCTGGGCCGCGCCCGTGCACCGGCACTGCGGCGGCCACCGGGCCCTGCTCGACGCATGGTTCAAGGCCCTGCCCACCGACAACCGGTCCGGCGGCGACGCGGCCGGCGTCACGGGACCACCCGCCCCGGGACGGCTCGTCCCAAGACCACTCGTCCCAGGGCCACCCGTCCCAGGACCGCCCGCCCCGCCGCGCCAGGTGCGCGACCTGGCCGCCGCCTGGCTCGCCTCCGTCCCCGCCGACGTCCACACCACGCTCCAGGTCGCGGCGCTCGCGGGCAGCTGTGACGTCGACCTGCTGCGGCACAGCGGGCGACGCGACGCGGAAGACCACCTCGCCCACGCCCTGGACGCCGGGCTCCTCGCCGCCGACGACACCCCGCAGCACGCTCCGGCCGGCGCCGCCCCGCCCCACCGGTTCGCCGCGGCGGCCCTCGCCGACGCCGCGGCCGCCACGGTGACCCGGGAGCGGCGCACCGCCACCCACCGCGCGCTCGCGGTCTGCTGCCACGACCCCGTGGCCCGCGCGCTGCACACCGCGCTGGCCCAGGAGTCCCCGGACCGGGCCGTCGCCGAGGACACCGCGCAGGCGGCCGTCGCGGCCGGGGCGGCGGGGCAACGCCCGCGCGCGGCCGAGCTGTTGTTCCTCGCCGCCCGCCTCACGCCGGCCGACCGGCCCCGCCTGCGCCTCGACCGCCTCGCCGAGGCCGCGCGGGAAGCCGCGGCCGCCGGGTCCGCGACCCTGACCAGGCTGGCGGCGGACCGGATCGTGGCGGAGCACGGCACCGCCGCCCAGCAGGTGCACGCCCTGCTGGCCGTCGTCGACGCGCACGGCCAGGACACCGCGGGCATCCGCCCGGTGCTCGCCGCCGCCCGCGGGACCGCCGCCGACGATCCCGCGCTGCTGGCCGCCGTCGAACTGCGCGCCGCGGTCCAGGAGAACGTCTCCGGCGACGACTTCGCCCGGGCCCTGCACCACGCCCAGGTCGCCACCACGCTCGCCCGACAGGCCCGTGCCGTACCGCTGGAGGCCGCGGCGCTGACGATGACCGCCCGCATGCAGCGCGTCCTGGGCCGTCTCGACGCGGCGTCCTCCGCGCTGGAGCGCGCCCTCGCGCTGGACGTGCCCCCGGAGCGGCTGGGCATACGGAACAGCCCGCAGTACCTCGCCGCCCGCCACGCGGTCTTCGACGCCCGGCCGGCCGAGGCCCGCGAGCTCCTCCTTCCGCTGCTTCCGGTCGCCGAGGAGTCCGGGGAGGCTGAGGACCTGGTGGATCTGTGGCGCAGCCTCGCCGAGGTCGACGCGGGGCGCGGCGCCTGCGGACAGGCGCTGCACTGGTCGGCCCGTGCCGTCGACCTCACGGCGGCCGCCGGGTTGTCCCCCGGTCCCGCCTGGTACACCGCCGCGCTGGCGCAGACCTGCGGCGGCACCTTCGCGCGTGCGCTGAGTCTCGCCGCCCACGGCGTACGCGCGTCCCGCGAGGAACGCGACGCCCTGCACACGGCGCGCGGTCTCTGGATCCTCGGGGCGACCCAACTGCACACAGGCCGCGTCGAGGAAGCCGCCGGGACCCTGGCCGAGGTAGCGGAACTGGAGTCCCGGTCCGGGGCGATCGATCCGGCCCTGCTGCGCTGGCAGGCCGATGCCGTGGAGGCGTACGCGCTCAGCGGGCGCATGGACGAAGCCCACGAACTGCTGGAACACATGCAGGAGCGGGTGGGCCCGCACCCCGCGCACGCCGCCCTGCGGGCCTCGCTCACGAGGGCTCGCGGGCTCTGCCGTCATCTCGGCGGCGCGGGCGAAGAGGCCGCGGAACTGCTCGCCGACGCGGCGGACGTCTTCGCCGGACTCGGTCTGCCGGTCGAGGAGGGCCGCACGCATCTGCTGCGCGGCCGTGTCGAGCGCCGCAGACGGCGGGCCGCCGCGGCGCGCTCCGCGTGGGAGAGTGCGCGTGAGCTGTTCGACGGTGCTCAGGCGCGCCCGTGGAGCGCGCTCGCGGTCGGCCATCTGGACCATCTGACGGGCCGGGCGTCCGCGCCCGGCTCCCCCGGCGGGCCTGCGGTGCACGGTCTGACCGAGCACGAACTGCGCCTGGCCGAGCTCGTGCGCGCGGGCGCGACCAATCAGGAGGCGGCGCAGCGGATGTTCATCTCCGTGAAGACCGTGGAGACGGTGCTGAGCCGGGTCTACCGGAAGCTCGGCATCCGCTCGCGGACCCAGCTCGCCGCCGCGCTCACCGGATGA
- a CDS encoding putative Ig domain-containing protein — protein sequence MRSHSHRPFLTGLVAAAVLAGPAAVPAPTAHAETPAPPSPAPTARPSLPAGLRAALARDLGLDAEGVRERLADESRAQRAATAVRATVGDRATALWFDAAEGRLHAAVTTERAAAQARAAGAVPHQAHSTRAELAATARTVGAWSRGVPGVRSWGPDARAGRVEVVVDPAVSTAATRGLRSKLASLGGLIRVVESRDVPRQQGGDVVGGEKWTPGSESPCSIGFPVTRTSGGGKAFLTAGHCTNDVNQPAYGKDGTRVGTSNSNGSGSVNAREGDMGIVDVDQSGWSLAAKVAGWGKGDVAVTGSAEAVVGTAVCHSGQTTGYQCGEVTKVDQSVDYGNVVIDGLSYSSACSAGGDSGGSYVTAAGGRAVGLHSGGGSATCSGGSGEKFTIFQPVGEALAKFGARLVTSTPQPGDVTVAAVSAQTGVTGTPVELRNSAEGGTAPYTWSASGLPAGLSISSSTGTVTGTPTATGTSQVTVTATDAAGKKGSTSFSWKVTAPGTGAPQLANPGNQNVYLGRPVSLPLKATGGTAPYTFSATNLPAGLTVQSTTGLISGTPTSWGFRNATLTVTDAAGKKASVTVIFTVWS from the coding sequence ATGCGCTCTCACTCCCACCGGCCGTTCCTCACCGGCCTCGTGGCCGCCGCGGTCCTGGCCGGGCCGGCGGCCGTACCGGCCCCCACCGCACACGCCGAGACCCCCGCACCTCCCTCACCGGCCCCCACGGCCCGGCCCTCGTTGCCCGCCGGACTGCGCGCCGCCCTGGCACGCGACCTCGGCCTCGACGCCGAGGGAGTCCGGGAACGCCTGGCCGACGAGAGCCGGGCCCAGCGCGCGGCGACGGCCGTCCGCGCCACCGTCGGGGACCGGGCCACGGCGCTGTGGTTCGACGCGGCCGAAGGCCGCCTGCACGCGGCGGTCACGACGGAACGGGCCGCCGCGCAGGCGAGGGCCGCCGGTGCCGTGCCGCACCAAGCACACAGCACGCGGGCGGAGTTGGCGGCGACGGCCCGTACCGTCGGCGCGTGGAGTCGCGGGGTGCCCGGCGTGCGCTCGTGGGGCCCGGACGCCCGCGCGGGACGCGTCGAGGTCGTCGTCGACCCCGCCGTGTCGACCGCGGCCACCCGTGGCCTGCGCAGCAAGCTGGCCTCCCTCGGCGGTCTCATACGCGTGGTCGAGTCCCGGGACGTGCCCCGCCAGCAGGGCGGTGACGTGGTGGGCGGCGAGAAGTGGACGCCCGGCAGCGAATCGCCCTGTTCGATCGGCTTCCCCGTGACGCGTACGAGCGGCGGCGGCAAGGCGTTCCTGACGGCGGGGCACTGCACCAACGACGTCAACCAGCCCGCGTACGGGAAGGACGGCACGCGCGTCGGCACGTCGAACAGCAACGGCTCGGGATCGGTGAACGCCCGCGAGGGCGACATGGGGATCGTCGACGTCGACCAGTCGGGCTGGTCACTGGCGGCCAAGGTCGCGGGGTGGGGCAAGGGGGACGTCGCCGTGACGGGCTCGGCGGAGGCGGTCGTGGGGACGGCCGTGTGCCACTCGGGCCAGACGACCGGGTACCAGTGCGGTGAGGTGACCAAGGTCGACCAGAGCGTCGACTACGGCAACGTGGTGATCGACGGGCTGTCCTACTCCAGCGCCTGCTCGGCCGGCGGCGACTCCGGCGGCAGTTACGTCACGGCGGCCGGAGGGCGCGCGGTGGGCTTGCACTCGGGCGGCGGCAGCGCCACGTGCAGCGGCGGGAGCGGCGAGAAGTTCACCATCTTCCAGCCGGTCGGCGAGGCGTTGGCCAAGTTCGGCGCCCGACTGGTGACGTCGACTCCGCAGCCGGGCGACGTCACCGTCGCGGCAGTGTCCGCGCAGACCGGCGTCACCGGCACCCCGGTGGAACTGCGCAACAGCGCGGAGGGCGGCACGGCTCCCTACACGTGGAGCGCCTCCGGCCTGCCCGCGGGGCTCTCCATCTCCTCGTCCACCGGCACGGTCACGGGCACCCCGACGGCCACCGGCACGTCCCAGGTCACGGTGACCGCGACGGACGCGGCCGGGAAGAAGGGGTCCACGTCCTTCTCCTGGAAGGTGACCGCCCCCGGCACGGGCGCCCCGCAGCTGGCGAACCCCGGCAACCAGAACGTCTACCTCGGTCGCCCGGTGAGCCTGCCCCTGAAGGCGACCGGCGGCACGGCCCCGTACACCTTCTCCGCGACGAACCTCCCCGCGGGCCTGACCGTCCAGTCGACCACGGGTCTGATCTCCGGCACCCCGACGAGCTGGGGCTTCCGCAACGCGACGCTGACCGTGACGGACGCCGCGGGCAAGAAGGCGTCGGTGACCGTCATCTTCACGGTCTGGTCCTGA
- a CDS encoding alpha/beta hydrolase — translation MCGRPDLRRTPGTRRRTAVFGSAGALVAATLIAGAVAAPTANADAASAVRDHAARSGKDRETRGAALAAQRAAKAGIDWRDCPADWGFEKPIQCGWVTVPVDYAKPDGKKIKLAVDRIGSTGTKDERQGALVYNPGGPGGSGMRFPRRVTTKSKLWEKTSKAYDFVGFDPRGVGHSAPISCVDPQEFVKAPKLDPIPDSEADKRAQRKLAAEYADGCQERSGRMLPHMTTPNTARDLDVIRAALGEKKLNFLGVSYGTYLGAVYSTLYPTHVRRMIFDSVVNPRTDKIWYEVNLDQDVAFEKRLIDWMKWVAKNDAAFHLGDTYAEVRGQWDKLRATAKKQPLNGVVGPAELHSYFQSAPYYDSSWVEIATNWSKYVAGDPKPLIEAASPDLSDTAGNIASENGNAVYTAVECADAKWPRSWQKWDRDNTRIHKTSPFMTWGNAWMNLPCATWSSKQQRPVEVRTHKGLPKTLIMQSTRDAATPYRGAVELHKRLKGSRLVTEKDAGSHGITNLANPCLNDRVDTYLLTGKVDASDVTCGPHATPKP, via the coding sequence ATGTGCGGGAGGCCCGACTTGAGAAGGACCCCAGGGACCAGACGGCGGACGGCGGTGTTCGGATCCGCGGGGGCTCTTGTCGCCGCGACGCTGATAGCGGGCGCCGTCGCGGCCCCGACGGCGAACGCCGACGCGGCTTCGGCGGTGCGGGACCACGCGGCCCGTTCCGGCAAGGACCGCGAGACGCGCGGCGCCGCCCTCGCCGCGCAGCGCGCCGCGAAGGCCGGTATCGACTGGCGGGACTGCCCGGCGGACTGGGGGTTCGAGAAGCCCATCCAGTGCGGCTGGGTCACCGTCCCGGTCGACTACGCCAAGCCCGACGGCAAGAAGATCAAGCTCGCCGTCGACCGTATCGGCAGCACCGGCACCAAGGACGAGCGCCAGGGCGCTCTCGTCTACAACCCGGGCGGCCCCGGTGGCTCCGGCATGCGCTTCCCGCGCCGTGTCACGACCAAGAGCAAGCTGTGGGAGAAGACGTCCAAGGCGTACGACTTCGTGGGCTTCGACCCGCGCGGCGTCGGGCACTCCGCGCCCATCTCCTGCGTCGACCCGCAGGAGTTCGTGAAGGCGCCCAAGCTCGACCCGATACCCGACAGTGAGGCCGACAAGCGCGCCCAGCGCAAGCTCGCCGCCGAGTACGCCGACGGCTGCCAGGAGCGCAGCGGCCGCATGCTGCCGCACATGACGACGCCCAACACCGCCCGCGACCTGGACGTCATCCGCGCCGCGCTCGGCGAGAAGAAGCTGAACTTCCTCGGTGTTTCGTACGGCACCTACCTGGGCGCGGTCTACAGCACCCTCTACCCGACGCACGTGCGCCGCATGATCTTCGACTCCGTGGTCAACCCGCGCACGGACAAGATCTGGTACGAGGTCAACCTCGACCAGGACGTCGCTTTCGAGAAGCGCCTCATCGACTGGATGAAGTGGGTCGCGAAGAACGACGCCGCCTTCCACCTCGGTGACACCTACGCCGAAGTCCGCGGCCAGTGGGACAAGCTCCGCGCCACCGCGAAGAAGCAGCCCCTGAACGGTGTCGTCGGCCCGGCCGAGCTGCACTCGTACTTCCAGAGCGCGCCGTACTACGACTCCTCCTGGGTCGAGATCGCCACGAACTGGAGCAAGTACGTCGCCGGCGACCCGAAGCCCCTCATCGAGGCGGCGAGCCCCGACCTGTCCGACACCGCGGGCAACATCGCGAGCGAGAACGGCAACGCGGTCTACACCGCAGTCGAGTGCGCCGACGCCAAGTGGCCGCGGAGCTGGCAGAAGTGGGACCGCGACAACACCCGCATCCACAAGACCAGCCCCTTCATGACCTGGGGCAACGCCTGGATGAACCTGCCCTGCGCCACCTGGTCCAGCAAGCAGCAGCGCCCGGTCGAGGTCCGTACGCACAAGGGTCTGCCGAAGACGCTGATCATGCAGTCCACGCGTGACGCCGCGACGCCGTACCGCGGCGCCGTCGAGCTGCACAAGCGCCTCAAGGGCTCCCGCCTGGTCACGGAGAAGGACGCCGGCTCGCACGGCATCACCAACCTCGCCAACCCGTGCCTCAACGACCGGGTCGACACCTACCTGCTGACCGGCAAGGTCGACGCCTCCGACGTCACCTGCGGCCCGCACGCCACTCCCAAGCCGTAG
- a CDS encoding lysophospholipid acyltransferase family protein, with the protein MFYLLLKHVILGPLLRLMFRPRIEGLEHVPDGGAAIVAGNHLSFSDHFLMPAIIKRRITFLAKAEYFTGPGLKGRLTAAFFRSAGQIPVDRSGKEAGQAAIREGLGVLRKGELLGIYPEGTRSHDGRLYKGKVGVAAMALKAQVPVVPCAMIGTFEAQPPGRKFPKFKRVTIRFGEPLDFTRYVGMDGEKAVLRAVTDEIMYAILGLSGQEYVDKYAAVVKAEEAEAERERAAAGGKEPRRRPRMPLS; encoded by the coding sequence ATGTTCTACCTACTGCTCAAGCACGTGATCCTCGGCCCGCTGCTCCGGCTGATGTTCCGGCCCAGAATCGAGGGCCTGGAGCATGTGCCGGACGGCGGCGCGGCGATCGTCGCGGGAAACCACCTGTCGTTCTCCGACCACTTCCTGATGCCGGCGATCATCAAGCGCCGCATCACGTTCCTCGCGAAGGCCGAGTACTTCACGGGGCCCGGCCTCAAGGGCCGCCTGACCGCCGCGTTCTTCCGCAGCGCGGGTCAGATCCCCGTGGACCGCTCCGGAAAGGAGGCGGGCCAGGCGGCGATCCGCGAGGGCCTCGGCGTGCTGCGCAAGGGCGAGCTGCTCGGCATCTATCCGGAGGGCACCCGCTCGCACGACGGACGGCTCTACAAGGGCAAGGTCGGCGTGGCGGCGATGGCGCTCAAGGCGCAGGTGCCGGTGGTCCCGTGCGCCATGATCGGCACCTTCGAGGCGCAGCCGCCCGGCCGGAAGTTCCCCAAGTTCAAGCGGGTGACGATTCGTTTCGGCGAGCCGCTCGACTTCACGCGCTACGTGGGCATGGACGGCGAGAAGGCCGTCCTGCGGGCCGTCACCGACGAGATCATGTACGCGATCCTCGGGCTCTCCGGACAGGAGTACGTCGACAAGTACGCGGCCGTCGTGAAGGCGGAGGAGGCGGAAGCGGAACGTGAGCGCGCGGCGGCCGGGGGGAAGGAACCCCGGAGGCGGCCGCGGATGCCGTTGAGCTGA
- a CDS encoding SSI family serine proteinase inhibitor yields MRSLPLAAAVGLLALGGLTPAHAVAPAHTSAPAHAADAAAPAHAATPAPKRGLFLTVSGAENTWVRGVLLHCVPEPAGAHPRAAEACEALALARGDFDELPDDPRACTKEFDPVTATATGSYDGKAISWHKTYPNACALAADTGVVFRF; encoded by the coding sequence ATGCGCTCGCTCCCTCTCGCGGCCGCCGTCGGCCTGCTGGCCCTCGGAGGGCTCACGCCGGCCCATGCGGTGGCGCCTGCCCATACCTCCGCGCCCGCCCACGCCGCCGACGCCGCCGCGCCCGCCCACGCCGCCACGCCCGCCCCGAAGCGCGGGCTCTTCCTCACCGTCTCGGGCGCCGAGAACACCTGGGTGCGCGGCGTGCTGCTGCACTGTGTGCCCGAACCCGCCGGGGCCCATCCGCGGGCGGCCGAGGCGTGCGAGGCGCTGGCTCTGGCCCGTGGAGACTTCGACGAGCTGCCGGACGACCCGCGCGCCTGCACGAAGGAGTTCGACCCGGTCACGGCGACGGCGACCGGGTCGTACGACGGCAAGGCGATCAGTTGGCACAAGACGTACCCGAACGCCTGCGCCCTGGCGGCGGACACGGGCGTCGTGTTCCGCTTCTGA
- a CDS encoding cytochrome c oxidase assembly protein — protein sequence MDHSGHGMNMDLPPFTLGRGLELSADPFFLIGCLVALALYGWGVARLVRRGDKWPVGRTVSFVLGILTVLLVMCTKLNDYGMVMFSVHMVQHMVISMLSPILLLLGAPITLALRALPAAGRGRKGPREWLLRLLHSRYIKIITHPAFTIPLFIASLYALYFTPLFDTLMGSKAGHIGMMVHFLAVGLVFFWPIMGVDPGPHRPGYIMRMLELFAGMPFHAFFGIALMMASQPMIGTYMHPPASLGIDALADQEAAGGIAWAFSEIPSVVVLVALLFQWRRSDDREARRKDRAADRDGDKELEAYNAYLASLAARGR from the coding sequence ATGGATCACAGCGGGCACGGCATGAACATGGATCTGCCGCCGTTCACGCTGGGGCGAGGCCTCGAGCTGTCGGCCGACCCCTTCTTCCTCATCGGCTGCCTGGTGGCCCTCGCCCTGTACGGATGGGGCGTGGCGCGGCTCGTGCGGCGCGGTGACAAGTGGCCGGTCGGCCGCACGGTCTCGTTCGTGCTCGGCATCCTGACCGTGCTCCTGGTGATGTGCACCAAGCTCAACGACTACGGCATGGTCATGTTCAGCGTGCACATGGTGCAGCACATGGTGATCAGCATGCTGTCGCCGATCCTGCTGCTGCTCGGCGCGCCGATCACGCTGGCGCTGCGTGCGCTGCCGGCGGCGGGGCGCGGCCGCAAGGGCCCGCGCGAGTGGCTCCTCCGGCTCCTCCACAGCCGCTACATCAAGATCATCACGCATCCCGCGTTCACGATCCCGCTGTTCATCGCGAGCCTGTACGCGCTCTACTTCACGCCGCTGTTCGACACGCTGATGGGCTCCAAGGCGGGCCACATCGGGATGATGGTCCACTTCCTCGCCGTCGGCCTCGTCTTCTTCTGGCCGATCATGGGCGTCGACCCGGGACCGCACCGCCCCGGCTACATCATGCGGATGCTGGAGCTCTTCGCGGGCATGCCGTTCCACGCGTTCTTCGGCATCGCACTGATGATGGCGAGCCAGCCGATGATCGGCACGTACATGCACCCGCCCGCCTCGCTCGGCATCGACGCGCTCGCCGACCAGGAGGCCGCGGGCGGCATCGCCTGGGCGTTCAGCGAGATCCCGTCCGTGGTGGTCCTGGTCGCCCTCCTCTTCCAGTGGCGGCGCTCCGACGACCGCGAGGCGCGCCGCAAGGACCGTGCCGCGGACCGCGACGGCGACAAGGAGCTGGAGGCGTACAACGCCTATCTGGCCTCACTGGCCGCTCGCGGACGCTAG